The DNA window ACTTAGTAGTGAGGCAACCATTTGTGGTACACAGATTGAACCATTAAATAGTCCAAGGTAGGTACCCATGTGTTTACCAGATAAGGCATTTGTAACCATTGTTAACGGGTAGGTATTCATTGAAGCCCAGGCAATTCCAATCAAAACGAAGGAGAAGATAAGGGCATTTTGTGAATGGATAAAGAAGATTGATGTGTACCCAATAGCCCCGAGTAAAAGACTGAAAGCATAGCCAGCTTTGTGGTGATTATTAGGAACTTTAGCCAAAACATATGACCATACAACTGCCGCGATTGATTGAACCGCAGTCATAACACCGTACCAGTTACCAGCAGCTTGGTAGGCAGCAGAAGAAGCATCCGTTGTTAACCAAACATTCTTAGCGATGGCCCCAACAGCATAAGTTGAAAGGTATTGGAAAGAGAACCAGCAGAAGAATTGAACTAATGCGACATTCCAAAATACCCGTGGAGCATGCTTTAAGAGGGTAAACCAGTTTCCGCCTTTTTTATTATCTTCCTCTGAAATGCCATGGTAACGAGCATAAGTTGCGGGATCATATTCGTGAACCCGGAAGATAGTAAAGAGACAGGTGATGACTAAAATAACAGCGCCAACGTAGAACGAAATTACAACTGATTGAGGAACAACACCCTTTTTAGCAGTGTTTGATACACCCCACCATGTCAAAAGGAATGGGAAAATGGCTGCTAAAACGGCACCGGTATTACAGATTAAACTTTGAATCCCGTATGCATAACTCTTTTGATCATCGTTAACCATATCACCAACCATCATCTTAAATGGCTGCATCGCCATATTTGATGAAAGATCAAGGAAGGCAACGGTAATAGCCCCAAACCAGAGGGCTGCTAACGAACCGTATCCAAATCCAAAACTTCCTGAATTAGGCAGTAAAATCATAACGATGACGGCAATGACCATCCCGATTAACAGGTAGGGGAGACGCCGACCACCAAGTTTTGGCGCCCATGTTCGGTCAGAATAATAACCAATGATTGGCTGCACGATCAATCCTGCAAGTGGTGGAAGTAAGAAGAACCATCCCAAATTATTAGGATTAGCACCAATTGTTTGGAAGATCCGGCTCATTTGTGAACCTTGTAACGTAAAGGCGATTTGAACCCCAAGGAAACCAAAGTTAATCATCCAGATGGTACTCTTTGGTAAAATTGGCAATCCACTCGTCGAAGTTTCTTGGTCTTTGTTAAGTACAACAGACTCATCTTGACTCATGAAAAACAACTCCTAACGAAAAAATGTATCAAATAATTGCAACTCGAGCTGATGTAAGCTCTTACACGATTAATATAACAAACTTATTCTTTTTGTGCAACCGCTTGCAAAAAAATGGTAAAAAGTCGCGGTTTGTTTCAATTAAAATCGCGACTTTCTAATATTCTAATGATTTTTTGCCTAGGAGTCTTACGCTATTTCGCGGTGTGATATGGATTGGGATAAATTGTGAGTCATCATCGTTCAATAGGCTCCTAACTGCGATGAGTCCCATTTGATAAAAGTCCTGAGTTACGCTTGTAATAGTTGGGATGGTAATGTCACAGAGAAAAGTCCCATCGATACTGATAAATGATAGGTCTTTCGGAATATCAGGGCCTAGCAAATGAGCCTCTCTGATCATACCCACGGCCACCATATCACTAGCTGTGATGATCGCATCGAGGTCCTTAGTTATTAGTGTTTTGAGCATGTTTTGTTGAGGACCAAAACTGTAATCGCCATATTCAACCCATTCCATATGAGGAATTAAGCCGTGTTCAGTCATTGCCCGTTGGTAGCCGTGAAGGCGCTGCTTCCCAGTTGAAGAACGATCAATGCCGGCTAATCCAATTCGGGAGTGTCCGTGTTCAATTAAATAGTTAGCGGCTGAATAACCAATTTCCTCGTTATTTGAGCTTGTAAATTTAAATCCAGTATACCGGGGATCATCTTCGTCATAGACCGATACTAACCGGCAAGGAGTATTGCTTTCTCGTAAGGTGCGAGCGGCTTGTTCATCGAGGGAGGTTGCGACTAGCAGAATACCGGCAACGTGTCGTTCGAGGGCAACGCTAATTGCTTGATTAAGCAGTCGAGCATCATGATTCCCGGCGTAAAGAATAAACATTTGGTATCCTGCTTTGTCCGTTTCCGCTTGAATAGCAGCGATGATATCATCTGAGAAATTCGTTTGAGTATTATTTAAGATGACGGCAATTAACATACTGCTGTTGGCAGCTAATTCAGCCGCTGCGAGGTTTTTCTTGTATCCTAGTTCTTTAGCGATTGCTTCAATCTTAGCCGCAGTTTCGGGACGGTAGGATTTCGCTTTTTTGGATAAAACACGAGAAACAGTGGCCGTTGAAACGTGGGCCCGTTGAGCAATATCTTTAATTGTTGGCTTCATAGGCGGGCTTCCTTTATTGTTTTCTTATTAAATCTATTATAATGAAATTGCGATTTTTTGTAAACGTTTTCAATGGAGCTTGATCATTATTTAAAACAAAAGTAGGCCGAAAGAAAAATTAGTTTTCTTCCAGCCTACATAGCTATTCCTTATTTCCGTTTCGCAATGATAATTTCACGACTGCTTCACAACGGGCCGTTTGGGGCATCATGTCAATTGGTTGAATGTAGTCAACGTGATAGACGCTAGTTAATCGTCGTAGGTTGCGGGCAAGAGAAGCCATGTCACATGAAACGTAGGCAAACTTACGCGGCTTAACTTTTAAGATTTGCTTGATTAATTGGTCATCTAACCCAGTTCGTGGAGGGTCAACAACAAGGGCATCAAAGTTGAGTCCCTCTTTTTGCCAGCGGGGAAGAACTTCTTCTGCTTTGCCAACTTCATATTTAGCGTTAGTAATATTATTTAACTTGGCATTTTCGTTAGCATCGGCAACTGCTTCGGGGATAATTTCCATTCCGCGAACAGCTTTTACCCGCGATGCAAGGGAAAGACCGATTGTTCCGATCCCGGCGTATGCATCAATTAAGGTATCATCTTTGTCTAGTTCAAGGGCCTTAGAAGCTTCTTCGTACAATACCTCTGTTTGTTCAGGATTTAGTTGTAAGAATGAGCGTGCCGAGAGTTTAAAATCAAGTCCCATCAAGCTTTCAAGAATTGAATCTTTTCCAGCCAGGTGGATCATTTTATCACCCCAAACTAAGGGTGTATCACCTGGGTTAACGTTTTGCATGACTGAAACAACTGCTGGTAGTTCTTTTTCAATGCGTTCAAGCAATTCGCGTTTGTGAGGAAGTTTAGCAGAATTAGTAATGAAGGTTAATTGGACTTCCCCAGTTGACCATGATTCACGGACTGCTAAGGTCTTGATGATACCGCTATTGTGCTTTTCATCATAAACTGGGATTTGCAAGTCTTCGATCATCTGCGTAACTGCTCGAACTGTCTCCATTGTGCGGGGCATTTGAACAGCACAAGTCTCCATATTAACGAGGGTATGACTGTTTGGCTGGTAAAGCCCGGCTGCCACTTTGCCGTTGACCATCCGCACCTGGAATTGGGCCTTGTTACGGTAACCGTATTCTTCAGGGGCTGCAATAGTTGGGCGAACATCGTAATTACGGTAGCCGTATGGTTGAAACTTTTCGAGACTATCAATGATTACTTGCCGTTTAAACTTTAATTGTTGTTGGTAAGCGAGATTTTCAAGTTCAAAACCACCAGCAATATCAGCGTACTCATCCCGTGGTGTTATCCGATCCCGACTCTTTTTCCGAATCCGGTGAATTTTAGCTTCAAGGTAGCGTGGCAGAACGCGTGTAACTTCCGCGACCACGACTTCATTTGGCAGGGCACCAGGGACAAAACATACCTTGTGCTTATAGTAGCCGATTCCGTGTCCGTTAACGCCTAGGCGACGAATCGTGAGTGGGAATCGCTTCCCAACCCATACATCAACATCTTGTTCATGTTGTTTAGTTTGTGTCATATTATTTCTCCGTTCTATTAATTCAATGTGTTTAATATTTTAGCACATCTCCAAATACCACTGGATAAATATGTCGGGGGATGAAAAATCGCGTAATTAATTTTTTAAAATGATAACTTAGCCAAACTTATAACCAATTGTTGCAGAAATAGTTAATTAAGCGTGCATATTACTAATAATATGTTTTTTGATTGAGTAAAATATAGTAGAATAACAATGTGAAATGTTGCATAAATAGCTTAAAGGAAGTGACACGTTTGAAAATTGCTGCAATTGCCGGGTCAAATGCTAATCATTCATACAACCGGATGTTATTAGAATTTATTGCCCGTCATTTTAGTGATGATGATATTGATGTGATTGATATTCGTCAAGTGCCAATGTTTAATGAAAATTATAAGGGAAAGATTCCTGAGGTTGTTGCTGATATTGATCGTCGTGTTTCAAGCGCCGATGCTGTTATTATCGCCAGCCCAGAATATAACCACTCTGTTACCTCTGCTTTGAAGAGTGTAATCGAATGGCTTTCCTATGAAGTTCACCCCTTAGAAAATAAGCCGGTCATGATCATCGGGGCATCTACCTATGATCAAGGCTCATCCCGTTCCCAAGTTCAATTACGAGACATCTTAATTTCACCAGGTGTTAATGCTTATATTTTCCAAAACGAAGAGTTCTTTATGAGTGATGCTGCTCATATCATTGATAAAGATGGCGACATTACTAACGAAACGACTATTCATTTCTTAGAAAAATGTATGCGTGAATTCAAACACTATGCTAAGGCAATCAATCGCATGGTTACTGAAAAGAAGGAGGCGAAGAAGTAATGAAAATTCTTGCTCTAGTTGGAACTAATGCTGATTTTTCCTATAACCGGATTTTACTTTGCTACATGAAAAAGCACTTCCGCCAAATGGCTGATATTGAAATTGCTGAGATTAGCCAATTACCGCCATTTAGCGTTGACACTCCTCTTTCTGAACAAACAGAGGTATGGAAGTTAAAGCAAAAAGTTAAGGCTGCAGACGGAGTTATTTTCTCAACTCCTGAATATGACCATGGGATTCCAGCGGCCTTAAAGAGTACAGTAGAATGGCTTTCTTACAAGACTGATGTATTAAAACACAAGCCAGTCATGGTTGTCGGGGTATCTTATGGACGCCAAGCTTCTGCAAGATCTCAAGTTCAAATGCGTCAAATTCTGGTTTCTCCTGATTGTGACGCTAACCTATTACCAGGAAATGAAGTTCTGATTGGTAATGCTAGTCATTCCTTCTCCAAAGACGGTCGGTTAATTAATGCCGAAGCACGAGATAACCTTGAAGACTGCTTTACTCATTTTGTGGAATACATTCAAATCTTTGAAAATGCAAATAAGGAGGGACTGGATATGTCCGTTAAACAACCAACGATCAGTGAAGCATACATTAACTTCCCAACTGGTCGGTTGACATTAAAAGAAGTTCAACAAATCTTCAGTACAATTCCATTTGAAATTGACCTAATCGACAGTACTGACCATTTCGCATGGTTCTCTGATAAGCCAAACCGGGAACACGTTCGTAATGTAGCTTCCCTTGGTGAAACTGTTCAAGAATGTCATCCACCATTGGCTGTACCTGCTGTAATGAGCATCATTAATAGTTTCCGCGAAGGTAAGAAAGATGTTGTTACCCGTCCATTATGGATGAATGGTCACCGTTCATTGATCCAATACTACGCTTTACGTGATGTTAATGGTCATTACCTTGGAACCATCGAATTTACTGGTAGTGTAGAATACATTCTTAACCTCTTCGAAAATGGAGCATGGAGTACTGATGGTAACACTGGTGCATCTAAGCATGAAGATGCTAATGACAACAGTGAAGAAGCTGACAGCGTTGATGCATCAACAGGTGCTTCAGAATCAAGTGATGATAACACCGACAATGCTAGTGAAGTGGTTGCAACCCCAGCACCAGCAGCAAACGACGATACTGATGCGGACGCTACAACAGGCGTATCAGATGCAGGCAGCGTAGACGCAAATGATGATGAGGCAGATGCTACAACAGGTGCATCCGAAAACTAGTTATGAATAATGAATTGATGGCGCAGCGGCATGTGATGACTCATCACGCTCTCGGAACTCGCATAAATTTAACGATTTTTGGCAACAAATATTTTTCATTGTTAAAGAAATCAATGGACCTAATTGACCACTATGAGGACCAATTAACGGTTAACCGTAATGAATCAGAAGTGATGTCGGTGAACCATGGTGCAGGGAAAACTCCGAAAATGGTATCGCCAACGACTTTTGACCTCATTGAGCTGGCAGTGAAATATAGTCGTGAAAACTTTGGCTTTAACGCTTTGATTGGCCCGTTAGTAAAATTATGGAAAATCGGTTTTGCAGGGGCGCACGTGCCAAGTGATGCTGAGATCAAAGAGCGGTTGAAGTTGATCGACCCTTATAAAGTATTGCTGAACCGAGAAGCACGGACGGTATATTTAGAAGAGCCGGGGATGGAATTAGACCTTGGCGGAATTGCGAAGGGCTATATTGCGGACCGTATTCGGGATCTTTGGATTGAAGCTGGAGTTCCCGCGGGAATTATCGACTTAGGGGGAAATCTCTTATTTGTTGGTAAGTCGCCACGGCGGGATGATGGGCAGTGGATCATCGGTGTGCAGGATCCGCAATTACATCGTGGTGAAAATCTGGCAACTGTTCGCGAGCCTGCTTGTTCGGCAGTTACATCTGGGATTTATGAACGATTTTTGATCAAAAATGGCCGTCGTTATCACCATTTACTAGATCCTCTGACTGGATACCCGTTAGAGACTGATTTGAGCAGCGTGACTGTTTTTACTGATCAATCGGTAATGGGTGAAATTGAGGCTAAGCGACTTTTCTTCAATGGCGAACCAATTGCGGGCTGGGAAACGCGTCCTGACAACCGTGGTGCTATCTTTATTCATAATGATGAATCAATGGTAAATGTTGGGCTGAATAAAAATTGATTTCATTTAAGTGAGGCTGGGAATTAACTATTAAATTCCTTCCTCTGAATATTAAAATCCGAACCATAATTTTTGATTTTCCAGAAATTATGGTTCGGATTTTTCCTTTTTCAATTAATTTTGTCCCTGCTTGAGCTACTAACTTTCCCAATTTTGTTAAATTCATAGCCATTAGTGTAAATCCGGTGTCATTTTCCACAGCGCGTTGCCCACGTAAATGTGTTCGGCGTACGCCAAAATCCCTCTTCATGTGACCGAAAACGGGTTCAACGTCGTACTTACGTCGACGATAAATTGCCTTACCTTCGTCACTTGAGAGGGTTGCTTTAACTTTAGCTTTATAGTAATTCCAAGTTGGATTAACTTGCATATAGCGTTGACGTCCACTTGGTGTTTTCGCTAATTGATCTAATTGTACTGATAATTGATGTTTATCTGCCCGATAAAGTTTAAAATCACGTTTAAATCCATATTTATCAATTCTTCGACTGTAACGATAAAAACTAAAACGAACTCCTAGATGGTCAATGTAATAATCATCTTCGGCATTATATTGCCAGTTTTGTGATTTAGTTGGATCAGTTTTGTATTTTCGTTTCTGTTCCTTTTGGTAAGTCGTATATGGAATAACAGGCTGTTTTTCAAACTGATCAATAATTGTCGTGTAATTATATTCACTACCATACCCTGCATCAGCCACGATATGATCAAAGAAATCTAAAGAATGAAATTGAGCAAGAAATGGTACTAATGTTCTAGTATCTGTCGGATTAGAATATAAGGCATAATCAAGAACAAATTGATTGTGGGTAGCGATTTGTAAGTTGTATCCAGGTTTCAATTCTCGGTTTTTCATTGGATCTTCTTTCATACACATGAATGTGGCATCATGATCTGTTTTTGAAAAGCTATTGCGGCCCTTAAAAATATCTTCTGCTTCTTCATACTTATTAGCACGAGGTATAAAGTCTTCTTTTAATTGTCGACGAATCTTTTTTAAGAAACGGCGTCGTCGTTTCTTAACTGAACCACCCTTGATTACTTTAGGTTCTTGAGCTATTTCTTCATTCAATTCACTGATTTTATCATCAATATTTTCAGCCATAAGAGCCATTCCATTAGCGGTTTCCACTAGTTCTGGACTCATCGCTTTAACTACCCGTTTTTCGACTAAATCTTCGTAAAGTTTGATTGTTTTTTCTTTTAATTTTGCATGATATTTTTCAACAGCTCGACGCCAAGTAAATGAATACTTATTGGCATCTGCCTCAAGCTTTGTCCCATCAATAAAGAAAGCATCACTTTGAATTAGTCCGTGATCCTTTAATGCCATCGTAAAGTACACAAAAGAACGTTTGATTAAATTATTAGCGTGTTGACTTTGGCGAAAATTATTAATTGTATGGTAACTATAGGTATGATCACGTGCCAACCAACGCATTGGTAAATTCTCTTCAAGCATCAACTCAATTTTCCGACCAGAATAAGTTTGACGTGAATAGGCAAATAATAAAATTTTAAGCATAATCGCTGGATGAGAAAGTGGGCGACCGGTAGTCGCTACTTTGTCATCCAATAAAATTTCTTGTGGAATCGAATCTACAAAAGCATCAATCATACGTACAATATGTCTTGATGGAACATTATAATCATAATTTAGTACGAATTCTGTTTGCCCTGTGATATAATTTTGATACATGAAAATCGCTCCTCTTTGTTTGTTTTTAGGGGTAATTACATCATATCAGGAACGATTTCCTGTGTACATAAAAATCCGTACAATGAATCTTTGTAGAATTCATTGTACGGATTTTTATTTTCAACTAGGAGTTTTTTTCCCGGCCTCTTCTTAACTAAGGGACTTATGTCACAGTCCCTTTTTTGCGTACTTGACAGGTTGGTAATGGTCAAACGATAAAGAAAGACGGAGGAGATTGGTACATATGATCATTATTTCATTTATAAGAAGTGAATAAAAAAGAGGGTATGCTGCTTTAATCCTCCTCAACGGTTGATATAATAGCATTGAATGTTGAATTTTATTAAGAAAGTAAATTTTCTGGTGATAAATCAGTTGAAAAAAGTTACTAAGAGTGTAGAATGACAATTGAAAGTTATTATTAAAATGTTGTTTCAACAAGACAAATGATTAATTATCATTTAATTATCAGCTTTTTAATAAAATGAAGTTCTTAAAAATTGCTAGTTTAGCCACTTGTTTAATAAATGATTGGTTGTAACTTGCCAGCAGGTGCCACCATTCATCTGGTCGACAGCTACAGATGAAATGCCACCTGGTAGTGATCTTGATGGTTACTATTTATCTTGAGGAGTACTTTACCTTTTATTTATAAAATGGTTTATTGAATGACTTAACTTACTCCAAAAGATAGTGGTAAGTATGTGCCAGGTGGCTTGGGATAATCTCTTTTTAAACTGGCGGATATAGGCTATTATAATAACCTTAAAGAGGCGACCCCCGATGCCTACGTAGGCTAATTATAATGGTAGCTGTCACTTGACTGGATAGTGGTAAAGTCTAGTTATTAAGTGTTAAGCAACAATTTTTGTGCATTGTTTGTTGCGACTACTACTCCCTAATAGGTATAAGGTTTATAGCCTTATATAGCAGGTATCATAAAATAGCTGAACACTGTTTAGATAAATTTGTCAAACGGTAGAATGATAATGCTTATAAGAAACCCCCGAATACTTAACTTTAAGCATTAGTAGCAATATCTCCCCCAGATAACTTAAAAGTCTTATTGTCTACGCCAACAGCAATAAGCAGATAACAGTTTAGTTTTATCATATAAGTGTATTTGCTACCAAAAAGTTTTTTATTGTTCATGACAATTGTGCTAAACAATGATTCAACAGTACAGATAGTATAGTGATGCCTCAAAAGTCGGCACAGAAATTACAACAGTATGGTAAATGTGCTAGCCTACTGTAATGTAAGCCGCTTGGTGGTAGGTTTTAAATGTTGAATGGTGGACTTATCACCAAAGTTAGTTGTGCGTAAACTAACCAAAAAAGGATTTTCAGAAGTGAAAATCCTTTTTTGTTTTAAATAAAAATTCGATTGATAAATTAGAGAAAGTGTAATAAGATAATTGCAGAATAGAAAACACGAGTGCATTTCAAGTAGGTTATTCAGAGAAGCAGCGGGTGGTGGAAGCTGTCAACCGAAACTCCGGTGCAAAAATATGTGGGCAGGTAATTCTGCACGGATAGTAGCCGTTATCTACTTCGAAGGGTGACTAAAGATAGTCAAACTTGGGTGGTACCGCGGAACTAGAGCCATTTCGTCCCAAAATATAAAGGATGGAATGGCTCTTTTTTATATAATTAGGAGGAAATACGATGTTAGATATTAAAAAGATTCGTCAAGAACCTGATTTTTATAAGGAAAAGTTGGCTACGCGTGGTATAAAACCAGAAGAAATTGATGAAGTTATTGCGCTAGATAAGAAGCGGCGTGAATTGCTTCAACAAACCGAAACAATGAAGGCGCAACGTAATGAAGCGTCAAAGAAGATTGGGGAAGCTAAGCGAAATGGTGAATCTGCCGATACTGCCATTAAGGAAACTCGTGAACTTGGTGATAAGATCAAGGAACTAGACGCTGAAGTTGAAGCAAATGATGCAGAACTTCATAATAAGATGGCTCACCTCCCGAACGTTCCTCATGACGGTGTTCCGGTTAGCTTAACGGAAGACGGTGCCGTTGAATTGCGGAAAGTAGGGAAGGTGCGGGACTTTGATTTTGAACCTAAGCATCACTGGGATATCGGTGAAAATCTTGGTATTTTAGACTTTGATCGCGCTGGTAAGGTTTCTGGTGCGCGTTTTGTCTACTACTTGGGTCTTGGTGCTCAGCTTGAACGGGCAGTTTACAACTTCATGCTTGACGAGCACATGAAGGAAGGATATACCGAAGTCTTGCCGCCATACATTGTTAATGCTGAGTCAATGTACGGTACTGGTCAATTTCCTAAGTTCAAAGAGGGAGTTTACCAGGTTAACGGCGAGGATATGACTTTGATCCCAACTGCCGAAGTTCCGTTAACTAATTACTACCGTGGTGAAGTTATTCCGACTGAAGAATTACCAGTTTACGTTACTGCTTTAACACCATCATTCCGTTCTGAAGCGGGAGCAGCGGGTCGTGATACTCGGGGATTGATCCGGATGCACCAATTTAATAAGGTAGAAATGGTTAAGTATACTAAGCCAGAAAACTCATGGGATGAACTTGAAAAGATGACTGCTAACGCTGAGAACATCTTGAAGAAGTTAAACTTGCCATACCATGTTATTACCTTAACTACTGGTGACATGAGCTTTACGGCATCTGAAACACATGACCTTGAATTGTGGATGCCAGCACAAAATAAGTATCGTGAAGTTTCGAGTTGTTCAAACTGCTTGGACTTTCAGGCACGGCGGATGCACACCCAATACCGGGATGAGGATGGTAAATTACAATATGTTCACACGCTTAACGGTTCTGGTTTAGCCGTTGGGCGGACAGTGGCAGCTATCTTGGAAAACTATCAAAATGCTGATGGCTCCGTAACAATTCCAGAAGTATTAGTACCATACATGCATGGTGTTACTAAGATTACTAAGGAAAATGCGGTTCCTTTCCGTAATAAAGTTAATAAATAAGAATAGAAGAATATTTTTCGCTAAAGAAGTTTGGAGTGCTAAATCTGAGCTTCTTTTTTGATTAAAAAAGTCTTAGAAAAGATCGAAAACGAATAAAATAGACTTAATAAAATTAACTTTTTGTTGGTTGTTATCTTTAAAAATCATTGTTTAAAACGCTGACATCTTAGATAAACACAAACTTTAATGAAGAATATTTATTTTATTTTCTGGCGATGATAAAGTAGTATCAACGTTAAAATTTAATTAAAAAGGAGTCGGTGCAGATGCATAGCAGCAAGATAAAAAATATGATCATCACCATTGTTGCAGTTCTTGGAATTGTAGTGGGGTGGCAAATGGTCGAACCTCAGCAGGTATCTGCTGCCGAACCGACTTATACGTTTGCAACTAATAACACCTTTGAACCCTTTGAAATTCAAGATAGTAAAGGTGGGTACTCAGGAAAGAATCCTGGGATTGAAATTGAAATGCTTAAGAAAATTGCTAAGCATGAGCATTTTAAGTATGAACTGAAGCCAATGAGCTTTAATGGTGACTTACAAGCTCTTGAAGCAGGACAAGTTGATGCAGTAATTGCCGGAATGAGCGTTACTGATGAACGAAAAGAAAAGTATGATTTTTCAACACCTTACTATACTAGTGGGGTTGTTATGGCTGTTGCAAAAGATAGCAATATTAAGTCGATGAGCCAATTAAAAGGCAAAACAGTTTCGGCAAAGTCAGGAACGAGTGCGGCATTATTTTTGAAGAACAACCAAAAGAAATACGGTTACAAAATCCGCTACTTTGATTCTTCAAATACGATGTGGAATGATGTGAAGACTGGGAACACAGCAGCTACTTTTGATGATGGCCCTGTTCTTGAATACGGAATTAAAGAAGGTGTTCCACTTAAGGTTGTGACAAAGAAGCCAATTGATGCACAACCAGTTGCCGTTGGATACCAAAAGGGCAAGAACTTAGAATTACAGAAAAAGATGAATGACGGGATTAAGTGGCTAAAAGATACTGGCCAAATGGATCAAATCATTGATAAATATACTAAGAGTGACAAAACAACGAAGGACAATGCGACTGATCGGACAATCCTGGGATTAATCCGCGCCAATTATCCTGCCTTGCTTCGTGGGTTATGGATGACAATTGAATTAACCGTTGTCGGCATTATTTTTGCGATGATTTTTGGGGTAATTCTAGGTGTATTAGGTATTGCACAAAACAAATTTGCCAATGCTGTTTCTAGCACCCTGATTTATATCTTCCGTGGTATTCCAATGATTGTTTTGGCCTTCTTTATTTACATGGGGATTCCGAATGTTATTGGCCATAAAGTTCCATTATTCTTGGCGGGGATCCTAACCTTGACTTTTAACGAAGGGGCTTATATTGGGGCCATTGTTAAAGGTGGATTTGAATCCGTTAATATTGGACAGTGGGAAGCAGCACGGAGCTTAGGGTTGCCATATAGCAAAGCCTTGATTAAAGTTATCGCTCCCCAAGGATTTAAGTTAATGATTCCTTCGTTAGTTAACCAGTTTATTATTACCTTGAAAGACACCTCAATTCTTTCCGCAATTGGTGTAATGGAACTTACGCAAACGGGGACTGTTATCATTTCCCAGAATATGGAAGGATTTAAGATGTGGTTAATCATTGGAACGATGTATATCATTATCATTACCCTGTTGACTTGGTTATCAAACTACGTACAAAAGAGGATGGGTTAATATGGATAAAAACTATAAAGTACAAGTAAAAAATCTGCACAAAAGTTATGGAAGTAATGAAGTGCTGAAAGGTATTAGCTTGGACGTAAAACCCAATGAGGTGGTTTGCATGATTGGACCATCAGGATCGGGAAAAAGTACCTTTCTTCGTTGCATTAATAAGCTTGAAGAACCAAATAGCGGCCATATTTATATTGATGGCTACGATATTGCTGATCCGCAAGTAAATATTAATAAGGTTCGGGAAAATATCGGGATGGTTTTTCAGCACTTTAATCTCTTTCCAAATATGAATGTTTTGGAGAATATCACTTTGGCACCTGTTCAACTTGGCAAGATGACCAAGGAAGAGGCAGAAAAGGACGCGATGCACTATCTTGACTTAGTTGGGCTAGCCGATAAAGCAGGGGCAGATCCAACCAAGCTGTCTGGAGGTCAAAAGCAACGGGTAGCCATCGCCCGTGCCCTTGCAATGAAACCGGATGTAATGCTCTTTGATGAACCAACGAGCGCCCTTGACCCTGAAATGGTAGGGGATGTTTTGGAAGTAATGAAACG is part of the Limosilactobacillus reuteri genome and encodes:
- the serS gene encoding serine--tRNA ligase; its protein translation is MLDIKKIRQEPDFYKEKLATRGIKPEEIDEVIALDKKRRELLQQTETMKAQRNEASKKIGEAKRNGESADTAIKETRELGDKIKELDAEVEANDAELHNKMAHLPNVPHDGVPVSLTEDGAVELRKVGKVRDFDFEPKHHWDIGENLGILDFDRAGKVSGARFVYYLGLGAQLERAVYNFMLDEHMKEGYTEVLPPYIVNAESMYGTGQFPKFKEGVYQVNGEDMTLIPTAEVPLTNYYRGEVIPTEELPVYVTALTPSFRSEAGAAGRDTRGLIRMHQFNKVEMVKYTKPENSWDELEKMTANAENILKKLNLPYHVITLTTGDMSFTASETHDLELWMPAQNKYREVSSCSNCLDFQARRMHTQYRDEDGKLQYVHTLNGSGLAVGRTVAAILENYQNADGSVTIPEVLVPYMHGVTKITKENAVPFRNKVNK
- a CDS encoding IS1182 family transposase, translating into MYQNYITGQTEFVLNYDYNVPSRHIVRMIDAFVDSIPQEILLDDKVATTGRPLSHPAIMLKILLFAYSRQTYSGRKIELMLEENLPMRWLARDHTYSYHTINNFRQSQHANNLIKRSFVYFTMALKDHGLIQSDAFFIDGTKLEADANKYSFTWRRAVEKYHAKLKEKTIKLYEDLVEKRVVKAMSPELVETANGMALMAENIDDKISELNEEIAQEPKVIKGGSVKKRRRRFLKKIRRQLKEDFIPRANKYEEAEDIFKGRNSFSKTDHDATFMCMKEDPMKNRELKPGYNLQIATHNQFVLDYALYSNPTDTRTLVPFLAQFHSLDFFDHIVADAGYGSEYNYTTIIDQFEKQPVIPYTTYQKEQKRKYKTDPTKSQNWQYNAEDDYYIDHLGVRFSFYRYSRRIDKYGFKRDFKLYRADKHQLSVQLDQLAKTPSGRQRYMQVNPTWNYYKAKVKATLSSDEGKAIYRRRKYDVEPVFGHMKRDFGVRRTHLRGQRAVENDTGFTLMAMNLTKLGKLVAQAGTKLIEKGKIRTIISGKSKIMVRILIFRGRNLIVNSQPHLNEINFYSAQHLPLIHHYE
- a CDS encoding FAD:protein FMN transferase, translating into MNNELMAQRHVMTHHALGTRINLTIFGNKYFSLLKKSMDLIDHYEDQLTVNRNESEVMSVNHGAGKTPKMVSPTTFDLIELAVKYSRENFGFNALIGPLVKLWKIGFAGAHVPSDAEIKERLKLIDPYKVLLNREARTVYLEEPGMELDLGGIAKGYIADRIRDLWIEAGVPAGIIDLGGNLLFVGKSPRRDDGQWIIGVQDPQLHRGENLATVREPACSAVTSGIYERFLIKNGRRYHHLLDPLTGYPLETDLSSVTVFTDQSVMGEIEAKRLFFNGEPIAGWETRPDNRGAIFIHNDESMVNVGLNKN
- a CDS encoding ABC transporter substrate-binding protein/permease; translation: MHSSKIKNMIITIVAVLGIVVGWQMVEPQQVSAAEPTYTFATNNTFEPFEIQDSKGGYSGKNPGIEIEMLKKIAKHEHFKYELKPMSFNGDLQALEAGQVDAVIAGMSVTDERKEKYDFSTPYYTSGVVMAVAKDSNIKSMSQLKGKTVSAKSGTSAALFLKNNQKKYGYKIRYFDSSNTMWNDVKTGNTAATFDDGPVLEYGIKEGVPLKVVTKKPIDAQPVAVGYQKGKNLELQKKMNDGIKWLKDTGQMDQIIDKYTKSDKTTKDNATDRTILGLIRANYPALLRGLWMTIELTVVGIIFAMIFGVILGVLGIAQNKFANAVSSTLIYIFRGIPMIVLAFFIYMGIPNVIGHKVPLFLAGILTLTFNEGAYIGAIVKGGFESVNIGQWEAARSLGLPYSKALIKVIAPQGFKLMIPSLVNQFIITLKDTSILSAIGVMELTQTGTVIISQNMEGFKMWLIIGTMYIIIITLLTWLSNYVQKRMG